In the genome of Mastomys coucha isolate ucsf_1 unplaced genomic scaffold, UCSF_Mcou_1 pScaffold21, whole genome shotgun sequence, the window GGACTGCATTGTGACATAGGTCCAGTCCCCAACCCCAGTCCCAGACCAAGTCTCACCTGCCTGCTGGGGCCGTGTGTGGccttcatcatcttcttcagaGAGTGTCTTCAGCTCTCGGGACATATCTGAAGGAGGGATCCATTGGAGGGGTATAATCAGGCCAAGGCAGGACTCTACAGTTTGGCCCCACCCTGACCCAACTAGAGTTCAGGGCCTACCTGGGAAACGCCCCAGTCTCAGGGCACAGCCCCGGCCTTGAAGAAGAGAGGCAGGCCCACagatgcagaaagagaaagagtgagaaagaaccacaaaaatgaagaacaaaagactttaaggaggagagggaagggacagCAGAGGGAAGGGACAGCAGAAGGGAGGCAGGCAGACTGAGCAGAGggttgggtggggggtgggtaggAGATCAGACAGAGTCATGTGACCCAGCTTCTCAGGCCTGGTAGGGACCAAATGAGCATCCACCCAGAAATGAGGTAGCCAGGTATATGGGGTAGCATTGTGGACCTATTCTGCAGGACTCTGTTTAAGACTGATATACTACGCACAGGACCAGGACCACACTGGGACAATGAGAGCTACAAAGCACTACCGAGCACCTGTCACTGGGCATGTACAAGCTAGCCCTGCCCCAGAGCAACCAGCACTGGGAACCTAGGAATGCTTCACTCATCTTGGGTCCTGGCAGTCTCAGCCCATAGGTGACTGGGAGCCCACCTGACTGGGGGCCTCGAGCTCGGACCTCAGGAGCCCCAGGGCCGTTGGCTTCCTCCTCATCACTTTCAGCAAAGTCATCCAGGTTTCCCACATCACTAGGCTTCACACTCATGAGGCTGGCCAGACTCTGCATGTCATCATCCCTGTGGGTTTGACATCAGAAGTAAAGGCTGGGATCAGAGATCACGAGCCAGGGAGGGCCAGGGAAGACAGGTGGGCACTCACGTGGCACGGCCTTCACGGAGGAGCACCCCAGAAAGGGTGAGGCTCAGTTCAGCATGCACTACCTTCACAGATTTGGGCTTCAGCCGCAGTCGAAGTGGAACCTGAGCAGGCACGGGCCCTGCATGGTGGGCCAGGTTCACATCAACTGTGGCCAGTACCTTCCGCTGTCCTTTGGATTCCTgtgggcgggggagggggaagacagaggaaggagtgTCAGTTGCTATCCTGAGGCCCCTGAGATCCCAGGTCCAACCTACCCAGACACTCACATTTTCAATAACAAAAGTCCATTCTTTGGTTTCATACTGGTCCACATGAGGGTCCTGGAGAGGGGAGCATCTGTGAGCATAGAGTTTCAAGGAGGGCAACACCAGAAGAACAACCTGCACTGGTTAGGGGTGGGGCGGATGTTCCCTCTCGAGATGCACTCTGgcttctctgagtgtgtgtgtgtgtgtgtgtgtgcatacacatacatatatgttttgttttgttttttgaggggggttttcgagacagggtttctctgtgtagccctggttgtcctggaactcactttgtaaccagactggcctcgaactcagaaatccacctgcctctgcctcccaagtgctaggattaaaggtgaacaCCAGCACCGCCCGgctacatatattatttttaaaatatttatttttcttttatgtatatgggtgtttgcctgcatatgtgaCTGTGCACCACATTTGTGCATTGCCCCTAAAGGACAGAAGGGGGTGTTTGAtcccccctggaactggagtcacagatggatgttagctgccatgtgggttctaagaacagaacccaggttctttggaggagcagccagggctcttaactcctaagccatctcttcagtccttgtATCCTTGCTTCTGATCCCAGGTGGCTTTCTTACTACAGATTAGGTAAATACTGCCCCCTCCAAAACCACTTCAGCCACTGCAATAAACTCACAAAATCTTTGGTTCCaccattttgttctttcttgtaGGAGAACAACCCTCCAGGGGCGCCCTGTGGCTACCCAGCATCATTACTCTCTGCCCTGCCTGCCCACGTCTGAGCTCTAGGAACTCACCCTGTACAAGGTCACCGAGATGTCCACGTTCTCAGGAACCATCCACACCACAGTGCCACGGTATGGGTTCTGGATGCCAGGCTGCCAGCTGTGGGCCTGCAAGAGGCAGTAGGAGCCCTCCTGAGTCTAACTCTCCCCTATCACCACCATGCCCTTATCTTCTTTCCcctcatcttcctttctccctgtagACAACAAGATGGCTTGAACCTTATTATACTCCCCCATCAACTTCCATCTACCTTCTCCTTGGCTCATCTTTGACTCCGTTCCAACCTGGAACAACACTCTCCTGCCCCCCAACTTCCCCCCCCAACCAATCTTCCTCACCTTGGAGCAGATGCGTCGGTTCCGTCGAGTCCACACCACCACCAGCTTGTCGGGCTGCCTGGAGGATAGGGAAGCATGGCTTAGCTAGGCTCAATCCAGCttccccatcttctcttcctcttttttctagCTCCCTGGGCGTCAGGGGGTCTCCCCTAGTTCTCTTCCCAAGGAGAAGGCATGGGCAGCTTCTTATCTAGGGCCACAGGGTGTAGGTGGAGCTGCTCATGTAGGGTGGGGCAGGGACCAAAGGGCAAAGGCCTGGACAGTGGAGATTGGAACGTGGTCTATGAAAAAGACAGTGACTGACAGGGAtagccacatgcacacatgtgcatacacagaaaCATGGGGAGACAACGTCTCAGTGGTAAAGAAGTCCATTCGTCCAGAAAGACTTGCAGAGAGCTTCTAGAAGCTCAGCCCTGTTCTGAGGGCAGAGCAAAGGAGAACGACTCAGGACTCGAGGGCAAGGAAGGTAGAAGAAAAGTACAGGCAAGAAAATCAACCTGGCTAGCTGCTGCAgatctttaataccagcacttgggaggtagatggaggcaggtctttgagttcaagggcaacctggtctatataacaaATTCCAGGACTACTAGGGCTATAGGGTAAGACCtagtctcaaaccaaaccaaacaaaaacaaaacaaaaacaaaaaacaaatgggctagagagacggctcaggggttaagagcactggttgctcttgcagaagtcctgagttcaattcccagcaaccacatggtgactcacaatcatctgcaatgggatctgatggccctcttctggtgtgtctgaagagagtgacagtgtactactcacatacataatatgaataaatctttttttaaaaaaaagtgtgtgtgtaagaaaataagtaagTGACTTTTAGGGGGCTGTAAAAGAGCCTGCCTGGGGTCTCTTTGAGGCTGGGTATCTAAGCAGAGGAGGAGATGGCTTTATGTGCAGACCTTCAGAGAAGGCTCCAGGTGGAAGAACTGGCCAAGTGTAAGGATCTGAGGGTAGGAGAGTGGCAAAGGAAGATTGACAGTAAGCGGGAGGAGTGAGGCCAGAGAAGCACAGGGTCAGCTTGCCATTAGACATCTCTTATGCACAGAGGGTATGCTGTGGAGAGCCCTTTGCTGCACTCAGTGGCCCTGAGCAGGGTCGGGCAGGGCTTCTACTTCCTCAAATCCAGGGCCACTGGCCACCACTCTTAAAGGATGATGGCAGTGGGGCCCCAAGAAAGTCTGAGGAGACAGCTAGGCTGAACATCGAGCATATGCTACAAAGACTCAGGGGAGGCAAACACGTGTGGCAGATGTACACAGAGAGAGCTGCTCAGGGCAGGGCCCTGACAAGGCGCTGACCCCTGGCTGGGCCCTAACAAGGCGCTGACCCCTGGCTGGGCCCTGAGGACAGGGCCTCTTGGGTTAGCATCTGACCTCTGCCCAGGAAGGTAGGGTTGGTCAAGGAAAGGATCAGGCAAAGGCATTGTGAGCGCATTCCCTGCCTATTTCCAGCCCCACAACTAGATGCTTAGGTCTGCCTAACTCACTACCCCTCTaagaggctggggcaggacaAGTGGCTTACTGTTGTTAACCCTTGAGGTTTCTGAGACACAGAGAAGTAGGCTAGATAAGGTCACAACAGCTGAGTCTAGAGTCCTCTGACCCAGAAGTAAGCAACCATCCCCAAGCTCCAAACCACAGGCAATGGCCCCAGCAAAGCCTTCCCAGAAAAGGGAAACAGCAAGGGTGCCAAGGGAGGGTGTGGCCTGGTTGGGCAGCCTGACTCAGGCCGGCACGCCTCCTTGGGAAGCCATGACCTAGGCAGGGGCCAGCTTCCTGTCTTGGGCTCCTGGCTAAGAAACCCAGCAGGCCTTACCCACGTTGTTTGTGACTCAGCCCACTGACACTGTCTGGACAGTTTGTCTGCTCACCAGAACCATGCCCAGCGTCCCTCTGGCCTCACCCAGAATGCTGGGGCAGGAGCCAGAGGCCAGAGTTCAAGTGCCAGCTCTGCTGTGTTACCCCAAGTAGTTCTTATTCTCCCTCACCCCTTACTGTATGAAGGGCCTCCCCGTAAgctcagcaagttcaaggccagagatTAATGGTGCTACCCCAAAgaccccagcctctgctccttcacCCCCCTTTAGACCCCATGTTTCCGGCCTACCTCAGCTCTTCCCCCCTTGGGAGTCTATATTTAGCCCCGTCTGGCCTATGAGGCCCCCACAGCTGTGCCCTAATCCAGCCAAGGGAAGCTGACACCAGTGAGCACGTATATTTAGGGTGTGACGCAGGGGCCTGGGCAGCTGCCCGGTGGGGCATGTGAGCCAGATGCCCCCAGGGCCCTTGATAGTCCCAGACCAGACCTGTACTCTCTTGCCTGTTGTACCCTCACCCAactctctttccttccacagACCCCTCTCCTGAACCCACCACCTCCTAGGACCTCAGGCCCCTTTAAGCCTCTCCCCGCCTCCCTCTTCATCCCTCCAAGctcagtttccccttttaagGACATTGTGGAGACATCACCAGCTCTGGGGCCCACTCTGGctgaagggggaggggcagaaaaaGAGAAGGCCACATCTTCACCATGAACTGGACTAGGAACCATTAAGTCTTTTCCATCCAAAGCCACCTGGAGACCTAAAAGCTTGTTCTGTTTTCCACTGCCACCCTGGACCTGGCTTGAGGGCTTCTCCCTCAGTCCCAACCACAGTTGATTTAAATGTGGGCACAGGCAGATTCTCTTGCAGCCTCTGAGTCTTGTCCCCCCAACCTACAAGGCACGTCAGTGCCTGGAATACCCAGGATGGTAACCCCTATAGCCGTTAGACttgaggggattttttttttcaggttcaaACTAAGTTGAGTCCCACATCAGTCTTAAGGGACTCCCTCAGGCCCCGCTTCTACTCACCATTTCTTGGTGCACTCCAATACCAGTTCATGGTAACATGCCACAAACTGGAACTTGGCGGCCCGCTTGCCCACCCGCTGCAGGCGTTTCCACACTGAAGTCATGGCCCGAGCAGCTCTCCCCGACCTCTTCTCAGGCTCGGGACTCCCGCTTGCCCACCACTGCTGGCTCAGCCAGGGTCTCCATGGTCTCTGGAGTTCTTTTGTCACCCTATCTGTCTGCCCCGTCCGTGTAGATACGTCTGAGGTTCGGACCTAAGCTGTGCTTGCTGGGGTGGCCGCCGAGGTCCGCCTGATGGGCTGGCTGGGTCTGCGGGGCGCGTCGTGGAACGTCTAGTTGGTCCGAGCTCCGAGTTGCGAGCGCGCTGTTTCCTGGAgccgcacccccacccccacccccatccgaAGGCGGGCGGGGCTGCAGCGCGGGGCGGGGCGACCCTGCTTCCGGGACCTAGCGTCCGGACCAGGACACCCGGGTACCCGGTTTGAGGGGGCAGGGAATGAGTCCCGATGGCAAAGCCGGTTTGGAGGGCGCCCGCGAGTCAGATGGGGTTGGAGGGGAATGTGTGAGCTTCAAGAAGTGGCAGCCCTCAACTTGGTGCCGCCCTCCAAAAGAGCTGCCTCGACCGTCTCCCTTCCTGCCAGCAACCTAGTGGTACTACTGCTTGGTACCCCGTTTCCCAAGCTTGTAAAGTAGAGacctagaaaggaaaagaactgtCCACTGAGCCAGAGTTAACGGTCCTTAGCTCAGGGGTGGGAGACTGTTAACGCCCATGTCTtaaccagagaagaaaaatgcAGAGTCCGGGAGCCAGCCTTGGTGAGAGATACCTGACTTCTCATATGGCACAAGGGAAAACAATCCTCACTTCTCACAAGCGATAAAAGGTTCAAATGCTAGTCTTTAATAAAGAGTGCCACTGTGAACAAAGCACTCTTTGTTCCCacactctgagcctcagttttgaAGTCTGTTAAATGGAGCCAATTACAATTCGATCTTTTATGATCACTGAAGTTTGAAGCCTGGGGAAGCGGCTAGCTTAGTGCTGAGCTGATTTTGCCATGTCTCGTTAAATGCAATCCTTTATCAGGACTAGAGAAAatatgtacatgggtgttttccctcctcccctgggAAGGCCCTGGGGCGTTAACTGTTGTGTTGACACCTAGATTAGACTCTTTATCTCTCACCCATCCACTTCGAACTGCAATGAGCCTTGCAAGATGTTTTATAcccagctagagagatggcctaaAGCAACACACCAATGTGTTCTCTCCCTGCCCAGTGCCTGGTAACCCTCCGTTTTTTAGGATGTCTGGTCTTCCAGGAATGCTAGCCTGTCGGCATCTTCAACAGGCAAATGACTACGGTAGCGGGTGGGGGATGAGGATCCTCGGGTGCAACTTTGAGAATGTGCAGGCTTCTTCCTGTGGGCTGGACACCTGGGTTTGTCTATCCTACTGGTGTggtcctctgcttcctctgtaaGGAAGCACTTTACATACAACCCTACAGTCCTTCGTGCTCAAGTCTCAGGGGAGGCTGGGTGGTCTGAGACTGCCTGCAACAGAGGTGCCTGAGTCTTTAGAAACGAcgctttaggggctggagagatggctcagtcgctaggggcactgactgctctaccagatgttgtgagttcaaatcccagcaaccacatggtggctcacaactatctgtaatgagatctgatgccctcttctggtgtgtatgaagacggctacagtgttcttacacataataataaataataaatcttaaaaaaagaaaaaagaaaagaaacgatGCTCAGAGCCCTGCTGCCATCTCCCTTCGAAGGCTTGTCTACAAACTGAAACTTGTTTACTCCTTTCGACCTCCACACTTCTCCTTCCCACCACCCCCTACAACTCACGGGGCACCAACTCCAAGGCTCTTCTGGACCTTTCCCCATTCGTGGGGGTGGGCCCCTGGGTCAGCCAGCTCCGGCCCACCCATTTCCTGTGCCAACTCCGCCCAGCACTGGAGGTGGAAAGTTTCTCTCAAGATGGGCGGCTCCTTCCTTCCCAGAAGGCTCAAAGCAAGGCGGAAGGGCAAGCTGGGTTCCAAAACATAGAGCCCAAGGGGAAGAGACTTGACCGCCTTCAAATTGTTGCAGGCCCAGGCTCCCGCGGACTGGAATGCTTCCAACCTTGCCCCCAAGAGGGAAGATTCGCATCCCGCGCCCGCTAAACCTTTCACTGGGGGGGGTCTTGGGCGCCACCTGCCGGCAAAACGCAGACTACACTTGCCAGAAAACTATCCTTAACCCAGGCACCAATTAACCAGGCAATCAGAAAACaatgctgaaattgtttatttattttcccgCCCAGGAACTGGCCGCTAAACTTAAATATCCAGCATAAAGACCTTAGCCTTCTGATCGTGGGTGGCTACAGAGGTGGGTTCTGGAGCCCTTGTCCCAGGCAGTGAAACCCTGGGGCCACAGGTAGGGATGCCCCTGAGCCAGCAGCTGCAAGAGGCAGCAAAAGACGAAAGAGATGGAAGCTAGGCACTCATCCCAGTCCCAGAGATGCGAACGGGAGTGCAAGACGCTTTGGGCCCCACAGTCAAACTAAGGGCTGGCCAAGCTAGGGTGCACACGTGGGAGAAGTGGAAGCCCAGTACATGGGCAGAGGCTGCAATCTTGACCGCTTTGCCTGATGGGTATACTGCCTTGCCCTCCTGAAGTGAGGTGAGGTGGTACCGGTAAAAGAGCAGGCACTGTCGACTAAGGACTTGCTGAAGGGCAAGTTTTGAGCCTTTTGTATGGGTGCGTTCCTATCCATCTCAGCTTTTCAAAGGCTGATTTGGAAGGCATCCTGCAACCACTGGTCACGGGCATTGTGAGTCTGGGGCACGGTGAGGGGTGGAGGGTCTGGGGGCAGGCTGGCATCAGGAGGCTCATCATCATCAGACAGGCCGGCATCAGGTGGGTAGGAGCTGTCCGAGTGCAGAGAGGATGACAGGTCCTGGCACAAGCTCAGgtcttggcacagatgtttgtagtCCTGGATCGACTCATACAGGCCCCACAGCTGGCACAGCAGGGACATATCCAGCTGTCGTAGCCCCACCTGCAGACAACTGACAGTGGGCTGGAGTTGGGGGATCCAGGCCCCCAGAATCCCCACCATGGGCGACAACCCTATCCAATCTTCCTGCACCTTCTTAAGTGAAAGTTCTGAGAACAGATGGGATTTGCCAACTGTGAAACCTTTCAGCCTGTCCTTGTCCCTCATTAATATAATGGGATAACATTGTCCAGCAGGATGAAATCaggcaagttttaaaaattgcaaCAATTGCTACACATATCAGAGCTGTCCTAAAGCCCCGTGACCAGATGCTTCCTGCTGGACCTGAGATGAGGAAACGGATCCCACACTTATCTCTACCCTCTCTTCGGAGCCAGTACCCTGGCGGGGCGCCCACCTACTCACCATCTCCTTGCGCAGCGCGGCTAGTGCAGAGTCGAGGTTAACCGGGCGGCGCGGGCCCGCTGCAGAGCTTGAGTTGGCAGATCCCGCGGCGTGGCGAGGACCATCCGGAGCGCGGGCGGCACGACTCAGTTCGTCGTGGATGCGGCTCCGTTGGCTGTAGACACGCTCCAGCTCCCTCCACGAGCCCCCACTAGCGTTAAGGAGGCCGCTGAGGCCGCGCGGTAGCGGCGGGAGCCCGGCCAGAGCGCAGCCCGCGCCACCCGGCGCCTCAGTTGAGGGCAGCCCGTTCATAGCCAGGCCAGCACGGACCGCGATGCCGCCTGCACCCCTCCTACGTCTTCGGCGGACTGCTACCCAGAGGACTAGCTCCGTGTGGCTCGGCCTCCGGAGAGCCCAGCCGCCGCCCGCAGGTCGTGCTTTGTTCCGTCCCAGGATCCTCCGACTCCGCCTATGCTCCACCCCCTCTGCATGGGTGGGGCCTCTCTTAACGCGGCGATGACCCTGGAGCCCAAAACCCATCTaagaactggatgggagaggtgAGGCCAAAAAGGGTCAAAAACGGTTCTATGGCGACTCTTTTTGCTGCCTCATTCCTACACAATGTGTTCCACACGATTCCTTTCCCAAGCAAGGGATTTTAAAAGCCTGGGGATTCGGGAGGCCAGAGTCTGGGGTAAGACTGTGCCTGGCTCTTAAAGCACATCACTACTCTCCCCACAATTTGTCAGCATCCTTGTAGCCATAAGATGGGGTGAGATGGTAGAATCAGGATGGCCAAAGGAGGGAAAGGTGGCTACCAAGGGGACTGAAACTTCAAATGGCACTCAGGTCcagaaggtggaggaaggaggtaTTGGATCAGAGACAATGATAGCGGCCCAGCCTTTGAGGAGACTGAGGTCACTCCTTGGACTAAGGTGTCACTTACTCCTCTGCCATTTACTCCTTGTCCTGAATGCAGAACCTCATCATTCAGGCAGAAAAAACCATGGAAAGGTGTGAtgccaaaaataagaaaaaaatgtcgAGTAGAACTGGGGCTTGCATGCACACTCAGAACCAAGAAAGGAACAAACCACACGGAGGAAAAGCTGTTTTTCTAGAGGGTTTTTCTCAGGGGAACAGGGATCAGGATAGAGGTCTCAGTGCTCCAGCTGCTTCAGGCTGCCCAGGGCCTCAGCACAAGCCCGGATAAGCCCACAAAGCTGGATACTAGTCTCCAAGGAGGTGCTAGAGCCTAGCTCAACCGATGCCCAGGTTAGCTTCTGCAGGAGGGCTGTCTGTGTGGTAGCCACCACATCTGTATTTGGTGGcgcagcaggaagaggaggccCCTGGGCTGCCTTGAGCCCGGCTGCAGCTCCCTCACAGTGCTCTGGACGGGGTACTGGTGGCTGGGATGGAGGCCGAGAGCTTGAGGCAGGCTCTGTAGTTGAGGCCAGCTGGTGTTCCCGAGCTTGAGAGAGAGCTGCCTGTGCATTCAGagctaaaacaagaaaaagaggtGGAATAATCAGGATGCCAGGTGCACCTCTCCCCGGAGCCACTCGCTCTTTACTGGTACCCCTGTACTTCTGGTGTTTTCTGTGTAAGCCAATCCGTCTCCTCTCTACTCTTCTTTCTCCTTACACATGCTTGCCAAACACTGCCCCGCTGATTTACACTTGAGTACCAGTGGCTTGACAGTTGACCTGGCCTCATTTATGCATCGAGTCTATGCCAGTAAACTGGGACCTGTACTTCAGTAGTAAAGTGCTTGACCGACATGCACAAGGGCCCGGGTTGCACATCCACTCTATACGTGGAGATGGCTAATTTGGCTTGGACTCTTCCCACAGTGTCAGAAACAAAAGGCTAGTTGTTTTTCTTGAATCAAACACCTCTCTAGGGCTGAACCTTATATGCCACAGCACGCAGGAATTTCCACGGTCACCTCCCAGGCTCACTGTTCACGTTCTTCTCCCCGTAGTGCACACTCGGACCCTCACCCGGATTATCTTTATCTACGTCTGAGTCGAGCTCCTGACAAGCCACGCAGTAGATTTTCCGCTGTTTATCTTGCAGGAGGATCGTCTAGGAACCAGAAAGTACATGGACATAGGTGAGCCTGAGGCAGGGTCCACGGGAGAGAGAGCTGAGGAAAGGTCGGGCGGTCTAGTCCGCGGCCTCAGCCTCATCACTCGCCTCACCCCGCAGTCCGCGCACGTGTCGCCTAGCATGCGGTAACCACGGAGCAGGTAGTCGCCCATGAGACGAGAGATGCGATCCTGCCGCTCCCGTCGCGCCTGCAGCACCTTCGTCTCAGCTTCAGTCGGAGGCTCCCAGGTGAAATCATCGACATCTAGAGGAAACAGGCACGGGAGATGGAGAACTGCCTCCCGCACCGCACGGCCACTGCCCAAACAACCCCTAGCGCTCACCTGCACCGTTCAAGGCCATGTTGCCGTGGTCACTGCTGGGCTCACCGGAAGTGATGCAAATAAGACGCGCCCCCACTACGGCTCCGCCTCCCACGTGTAGTGGCTGAAGGCGGAAGTGACGTTTACATGGTCTTCCTGGCGCTTTACTCAAAGGGGGGCGTGTCTGCTGCACCTTTAACCCTGATTTACAGGCCCTGCTAGTAGCCAGGACTATCGATAGGTACCGCAGTCTCCCTGGTAACACTTCAGTACTCGGGTGGCTTTTCAGAGTCTCCATTTCTACTTGCCGCTTTTCTACTTGCGGCACATAGAGTGGCCCTTTGGTCTGTGAAATACCCGATTCCTCCACACAGGTGGAGCAGGAGGCAGGCGGGACCATGATGACATCTGCCCAGCAGTCACTGCAATAAAAAGTTCTCTgcggccgggtagtggtggcttacgcctttaatcccagcacttgggaggcagaggcaggt includes:
- the Znrd2 gene encoding protein ZNRD2, which gives rise to MALNGADVDDFTWEPPTEAETKVLQARRERQDRISRLMGDYLLRGYRMLGDTCADCGTILLQDKQRKIYCVACQELDSDVDKDNPALNAQAALSQAREHQLASTTEPASSSRPPSQPPVPRPEHCEGAAAGLKAAQGPPLPAAPPNTDVVATTQTALLQKLTWASVELGSSTSLETSIQLCGLIRACAEALGSLKQLEH
- the Fam89b gene encoding leucine repeat adapter protein 25 produces the protein MGFGLQGHRRVKRGPTHAEGVEHRRSRRILGRNKARPAGGGWALRRPSHTELVLWVAVRRRRRRGAGGIAVRAGLAMNGLPSTEAPGGAGCALAGLPPLPRGLSGLLNASGGSWRELERVYSQRSRIHDELSRAARAPDGPRHAAGSANSSSAAGPRRPVNLDSALAALRKEMVGLRQLDMSLLCQLWGLYESIQDYKHLCQDLSLCQDLSSSLHSDSSYPPDAGLSDDDEPPDASLPPDPPPLTVPQTHNARDQWLQDAFQISL